Proteins from a single region of Carassius carassius chromosome 37, fCarCar2.1, whole genome shotgun sequence:
- the LOC132118154 gene encoding large ribosomal subunit protein eL22-like: protein MAPVRKHQSSKGGKKKKQVLKFTLDCTHPVEDGIMDASNFEQFLQERIKVNGKAGNLGGGVVTIERSKSKITVSSEVPFSKRYLKYLTKKYLKKNNLRDWLRVVANTKESYELRYFQINQDEEEEEDED, encoded by the exons ATGGCGCCTGTT AGGAAGCATCAGAGCTCTAAAGGTGGAAAGAAGAAGAAGCAGGTCCTGAAGTTCACGCTGGACTGCACGCATCCCGTTGAAGACGGCATTATGGATGCTTCAAACTTT GAGCAGTTCCTACAGGAGCGCATCAAAGTCAATGGTAAAGCAGGAAACCTGGGAGGTGGAGTGGTCACCATTGAAAGAAGCAAGAGCAAAATCACTGTTTCTTCTGAGGTGCCCTTCTctaagag GTACCTGAAATACCTTACAAAGAAATACTTAAAGAAGAACAATCTCAGAGACTGGTTGCGTGTTGTGGCTAACACTAAAGAAAGCTACGAGCTTCGCTACTTCCAGATCAACCAggatgaggaagaagaggaagatgaagatTAA